A genomic window from Equus caballus isolate H_3958 breed thoroughbred chromosome 5, TB-T2T, whole genome shotgun sequence includes:
- the PI4KB gene encoding phosphatidylinositol 4-kinase beta isoform X9: MAIGKRLATLPTKEQKTQRLISELSLLNHKLPARVWLPTAGFDHHVVRVPHTQAVVLNSKDKAPYLIYVEVLECENFDTTNVPARIPENRIRSTRSVENLPECGITHEQRAGSFSTVPNYDNDDEAWSVDDIGELQVELPEVHTNSCDNISQFSVDSITSQESKEPVFIAAGDIRRRLSEQLAHTPTAFKRDPEDPSAVALKEPWQEKVRRIREGSPYGHLPNWRLLSVIVKCGDDLRQELLAFQVLKQLQSIWEQERVPLWIKPYKILVISADSGMIEPVVNAVSIHQVKKQSQLSLLDYFLQEHGSYTTEAFLSAQRNFVQSCAGYCLVCYLLQVKDRHNGNILLDAEGHIIHIDFGFILSSSPRNLGFETSAFKLTTEFVDVMGGLDGDMFNYYKMLMLQGLIAARKHMDKVVQIVEIMQQGSQLPCFHGSSTIRNLKERFHMSMTEEQLQLLVEQMVDGSMRSITTKLYDGFQYLTNGIM; encoded by the exons ATGGCGATTGGCAAGCGGCTGGCGACGCTCCCCACCAAAGAGCAGAAAACACAGCGGCTGATCTCAGAGCTCTCCCTGCTCAACCATAAGCTCCCTGCCCGAGTCTGGCTGCCTACTGCCGGCTTTGACCACCACGTGGTCCGCGTGCCCCACACCCAAGCTGTTGTCCTCAACTCCAAGGACAAG GCTCCCTATCTGATCTATGTGGAAGTCCTTGAATGTGAAAACTTCGACACCACCAACGTCCCCGCCCGGATCCCCGAGAACCGAATTCGGAGCACGCGGTCTGTAGAGAACCTGCCTGAATGCGGTATCACCCACGAGCAGCGGGCAGGCAGCTTCAGCACTGTGCCCAACTATGACAACGATGATGAGGCCTGGTCGGTGGACGACATAGGCGAGCTGCAGGTGGAG CTCCCTGAAGTGCACACCAACAGCTGTGACAACATCTCCCAGTTCTCCGTGGACAGCATCACCAGCCAGGAGAGCAAGGagcctgtgttcattgcagcagggGACATCCG ACGGCGCCTTTCGGAGCAGCTGGCTCACACCCCCACAGCCTTCAAACGAGACCCAGAAGACCCTTCTGCAGTTGCTCTCAAAGAGCCCTGGCAGGAGAAAGTGCG GCGGATCAGAGAGGGCTCCCCCTATGGCCATCTCCCCAACTGGCGGCTCCTGTCAGTCATTGTCAAGTGTGGGGATGACCTTCGGCAGGAGCTGCTGGCCTTCCAGGTGTTGAAGCAACTGCAG TCCATTTGGGAACAGGAGCGAGTACCCCTCTGGATCAAGCCATACAAGATTCTTGTGATTTCGGCTGACAGTGGCATGATTGAACCAGTGGTCAACGCTGTGTCCATCCACCAGGTGAAGAAACAGTCACAGCTCTCCTTGCTCGATTACTTCCTACAGGAGCATGGCAGTTACACCACTGAGGCATTCCTCAGTGCCCAGCGCAATTTTGTGCAAAGTTGCGCTGGCTACTGCTTGGTCTGCTACCTGCTGCAAGTCAAGGACAG GCACAATGGGAACATCCTTTTGGATGCAGAAGGCCACATCATCCACATCGACTTTGGCTTCATCCTGTCCAGCTCACCCCGAAACCTGGGCTTTGAGACGTCAGCCTTTAAGCTGACCACAGAGTTTGTGGAC GTGATGGGCGGCCTGGATGGTGACATGTTCAACTACTACAAGATGTTGATGCTGCAGGGGCTGATCGCTGCTCGGAAACACATGGATAAAGTGGTGCAGATCGTGGAGATCATGCAGCAAG GTTCTCAGCTTCCTTGCTTCCATGGCTCCAGCACCATCCGCAACCTCAAAGAGAGGTTTCACATGAGCATGACTGAGGAGCAGCTCCAGCTGCTGGTGGAGCAGATGGTGGACGGCAGCATGCGGTCTATCACCACCAAACTCTATGATGGCTTCCAGTACCTCACCAACGGCATCATGTGA